In Candidatus Omnitrophota bacterium, one DNA window encodes the following:
- the nuoB gene encoding NADH-quinone oxidoreductase subunit NuoB — translation MLKILATRVEQGCRTLPFPSALATLPERFRGRPTLDHSKCPDGCQACADACPVQALQAGGAMQLDLGRCLFCRDCLDACPEGAIAYTRDYRLASTKRQDLVLQGDEVPRVHALDQKMRKLFGRSLKLREVCAGSCNGCEMELQALNNVVFDLGRFGVQFVASPRHADGLIVTGPVTENMRVALLNTYEAIPSPKLVIAVGACAISGGPFRDSAQVRNGVEGLLPVDLYLPGCPPHPLTLLDGLLRLLGRIEDQTAVNYPRSD, via the coding sequence ATGCTGAAGATTCTTGCGACGCGAGTTGAGCAGGGCTGCCGAACGCTGCCGTTTCCAAGTGCCTTGGCGACATTGCCGGAGCGGTTTCGCGGCCGCCCAACGCTCGATCACAGCAAATGCCCCGATGGCTGCCAGGCCTGTGCCGACGCCTGTCCGGTGCAAGCTCTCCAGGCAGGTGGCGCGATGCAACTTGACCTTGGACGCTGCCTGTTCTGTCGGGACTGTCTTGACGCCTGCCCTGAAGGCGCGATCGCGTACACGCGCGATTATCGTCTCGCGTCAACGAAACGGCAGGACCTGGTCTTACAGGGCGATGAAGTGCCGCGCGTTCATGCGCTTGATCAAAAGATGCGCAAGCTCTTCGGCCGTTCGCTGAAACTACGCGAGGTTTGCGCCGGCAGTTGCAATGGCTGCGAGATGGAGCTGCAGGCGCTGAACAATGTGGTATTTGATCTTGGGCGCTTCGGAGTCCAATTCGTCGCTTCCCCGCGCCATGCCGACGGCCTCATCGTGACCGGGCCTGTGACGGAAAACATGCGCGTTGCACTTCTCAACACGTATGAAGCGATCCCATCTCCGAAGTTGGTCATTGCGGTGGGAGCCTGTGCGATCAGCGGCGGACCATTCCGCGACAGCGCGCAGGTTCGCAACGGCGTCGAGGGCTTACTTCCCGTTGATTTGTATCTTCCCGGCTGTCCGCCGCATCCGCTGACGCTGCTTGATGGCCTGTTGCGGCTGCTTGGCCGTATTGAAGACCAAACGGCGGTTAATTATCCCCGGTCTGACTGA
- a CDS encoding NADH-quinone oxidoreductase subunit H, with product MSAIQLLWSLGLVIGGPPLLLGVIHKTKAILTGRIGAPVLQPYYDLWKLLQKGAVYSRTTSWVFRAGPLVSLAAFLTAALFVPLAAPSTLLSFWGDVVLWAYLVGVARFITVLAALDTGSSFEGMGASREVTFASLAEPALLVALAVIAKVTGSVQLSEMFGPVLGSAWRTAGPALALAAASLFLVLLAENARMPVDDPTTHLELTMIHEVMVLDHGGPDFAFILYGSALKLFLFGVLLVRLLMPVHIGVPWMDLSMLITGLLGLAVVIGVVESSMARLRLIRVPQLLVTSGVLAAVGLLLVWR from the coding sequence ATGTCGGCCATCCAACTGCTGTGGTCTCTTGGCTTGGTGATCGGGGGTCCCCCGCTGTTGTTGGGGGTGATTCACAAGACGAAGGCGATCCTCACAGGCCGCATTGGCGCGCCGGTGCTGCAACCGTATTACGACTTGTGGAAGCTCCTGCAGAAGGGTGCTGTCTACAGCCGGACCACGTCATGGGTGTTCCGAGCGGGTCCGCTGGTTTCGCTGGCGGCGTTCCTGACCGCAGCCTTGTTCGTCCCGCTTGCCGCACCTTCAACGCTCCTCTCGTTCTGGGGAGACGTGGTGCTCTGGGCCTATCTCGTTGGCGTGGCCCGCTTCATCACCGTGCTCGCAGCACTCGATACCGGCTCGAGCTTTGAAGGGATGGGTGCCAGCCGCGAAGTCACGTTTGCCAGTTTGGCGGAGCCGGCGCTGTTGGTCGCACTCGCGGTGATCGCCAAGGTGACAGGTAGCGTGCAGTTGTCCGAGATGTTCGGCCCGGTCTTGGGATCGGCCTGGCGCACGGCCGGTCCGGCACTTGCGCTGGCAGCCGCCAGCCTCTTCCTCGTGCTGCTAGCGGAAAACGCCCGTATGCCCGTTGACGATCCCACGACTCACCTGGAGTTGACGATGATCCATGAAGTGATGGTGCTCGACCACGGCGGTCCTGATTTTGCGTTCATCCTCTATGGCAGTGCGCTGAAGCTGTTCCTGTTCGGCGTCCTGCTCGTCCGGCTTCTCATGCCCGTGCACATCGGCGTGCCCTGGATGGATCTTAGTATGCTCATCACTGGGCTGTTGGGCCTGGCGGTCGTCATTGGCGTCGTGGAGTCCTCGATGGCGCGGCTTCGCTTAATCCGTGTGCCGCAACTGCTCGTCACCTCAGGTGTGCTGGCCGCTGTCGGCCTGCTGCTGGTGTGGAGGTAG
- a CDS encoding hydrogenase, whose amino-acid sequence MTLFLSALTILGVSAGCAALAGRNQRWVTIWGVGGAVIGCFLGLMPAIHALTTGALPPFRAAWQVPYGEFFLVLDPLSAFFLLPIFGVSALAAIYGSEYLKPFSTHRSLGPISAWLNILIASMALVVAARNAVLFLVAWEVMSLASFFLVTFEDEREDVREAGWTYLVATHLGTAFLFVFFTLLGRHAGSMDFDQLTAISAASPTLAVVLFLLALVGFGTKAGFMPLHVWLPEAHPAAPSHVSAVMSGVMIKLGIYGILRTLTFLGPPPAWWGLTLLMIGVTSGVLGVAFALAQHDLKRLLAYHSVENIGIIALGMGIGLLGQSAGQPVMSWLGFSGALLHVLNHSLFKGLLFLGAGSVLHATGTRELDRLGGLFKAMPWTGTAFLVGATAICGLPPLNGFISEWLIYVGGFHGFLAFTTRSGMWLGLGIAALALIGGLAAACFAKAFGTVFLGSPREAQAHSVHEAGPAMLIPMMGLAGSCLAIGLWPHGVVQFIMPAISSITGASLPVDAAGIASTLAGLRLVSATAALLLCITLALVVLRRLLLKTRPINQAFTWGCGYAAPTAQMQYTASSFAQPLGRLFQSVLRTQSHEQAPAGYFPDSAHRTSHTPDVATTYLFLPLFARIKRGLEALRWLQQGRVQLYLLYIFLTLVVLLVWKLGV is encoded by the coding sequence ATGACGCTGTTTCTTTCAGCGCTCACAATCCTGGGAGTCTCAGCAGGTTGTGCGGCTCTGGCAGGCCGCAACCAACGATGGGTGACAATCTGGGGCGTTGGTGGAGCCGTCATCGGCTGCTTCCTTGGGTTGATGCCCGCCATCCATGCGCTCACGACGGGTGCCCTGCCGCCATTTCGCGCCGCCTGGCAGGTTCCGTATGGTGAGTTCTTTCTCGTCCTTGATCCGTTGAGCGCCTTTTTTCTCTTGCCTATTTTCGGCGTATCCGCCCTCGCCGCCATCTACGGCAGTGAGTACCTGAAACCGTTCAGCACGCACAGGTCGCTGGGGCCGATCTCTGCTTGGTTGAATATCCTGATCGCCTCGATGGCGCTGGTCGTGGCCGCGCGCAACGCTGTCCTGTTTCTTGTGGCGTGGGAGGTGATGTCGCTGGCCTCCTTCTTCCTGGTCACCTTCGAAGATGAACGCGAGGATGTCCGGGAAGCGGGCTGGACCTACCTCGTGGCCACACATCTCGGGACAGCATTCCTCTTCGTGTTCTTCACGCTGCTTGGTCGGCACGCAGGTTCCATGGATTTCGATCAGTTGACGGCCATCAGCGCTGCGTCGCCTACCTTGGCGGTAGTCCTGTTCCTTTTGGCGCTTGTAGGGTTTGGCACCAAGGCCGGCTTCATGCCGCTGCATGTGTGGTTACCGGAAGCCCATCCGGCAGCGCCGAGTCATGTCTCTGCAGTGATGTCCGGCGTGATGATCAAGCTCGGCATCTATGGCATCCTGCGGACGCTGACGTTCCTGGGTCCTCCGCCGGCCTGGTGGGGTCTGACCCTCCTGATGATTGGCGTGACCTCGGGCGTGCTGGGTGTGGCGTTTGCCTTGGCCCAGCATGATTTGAAACGGCTGCTGGCCTATCACAGCGTCGAGAATATCGGCATCATCGCGCTGGGCATGGGCATCGGGCTGCTTGGCCAGTCCGCGGGGCAGCCGGTGATGAGCTGGCTAGGATTCAGCGGAGCGCTCCTGCATGTGCTCAACCACAGCCTGTTCAAGGGACTGCTGTTCCTCGGGGCAGGCTCGGTGCTCCATGCGACGGGCACGCGAGAACTGGATCGGCTCGGCGGATTGTTCAAGGCGATGCCATGGACCGGCACAGCCTTTCTCGTCGGGGCCACGGCCATCTGCGGTCTGCCGCCGTTGAACGGCTTCATCAGCGAGTGGTTGATCTACGTGGGGGGGTTTCACGGGTTTCTGGCGTTCACGACGCGCAGCGGGATGTGGCTCGGGCTGGGTATTGCGGCGCTGGCGTTGATCGGCGGCTTAGCGGCGGCGTGCTTTGCCAAGGCTTTTGGCACGGTGTTCCTTGGGAGTCCTCGCGAAGCACAGGCTCATTCGGTTCATGAAGCCGGCCCAGCCATGCTGATCCCGATGATGGGACTTGCAGGAAGCTGTCTGGCGATTGGGCTGTGGCCTCATGGTGTCGTGCAATTCATCATGCCAGCCATCAGTTCCATCACTGGCGCATCGCTGCCGGTGGACGCTGCGGGAATCGCCTCCACCTTGGCCGGACTGCGGCTGGTCAGCGCGACGGCCGCGCTACTCCTCTGCATCACGCTTGCGCTGGTCGTGTTGCGCCGGCTGCTACTCAAGACCCGGCCGATCAACCAAGCGTTCACATGGGGTTGTGGCTACGCGGCCCCGACAGCCCAGATGCAGTACACCGCGTCCTCCTTTGCGCAGCCGTTAGGGAGGCTGTTTCAGAGTGTCTTGCGAACACAATCCCACGAGCAGGCTCCTGCCGGGTATTTCCCTGATTCGGCGCACCGGACATCCCACACCCCTGATGTGGCAACCACATACCTGTTCCTCCCGTTGTTCGCCAGGATCAAGCGCGGCCTTGAGGCGCTTCGGTGGCTGCAGCAGGGCCGGGTCCAGTTGTATCTGCTCTACATCTTTCTCACGCTCGTGGTGCTGCTGGTGTGGAAACTCGGGGTCTGA
- a CDS encoding response regulator: MSEKQWRILLVDDEPSIIKMVGKRLELEGFEVFTATDGEQAIEFATTRHPDLIVLDLLLPKKDGFAVTETLKRNQNARDIPIIAVFSGKGVLEDEDRCRELGAAAYIEKGRGATPLVEAIRNLLSQTGDN; the protein is encoded by the coding sequence ATGAGTGAGAAGCAGTGGCGCATTCTCCTCGTCGACGATGAGCCCAGCATCATCAAGATGGTCGGCAAGCGGCTGGAGCTGGAAGGCTTTGAGGTCTTCACCGCGACCGACGGAGAGCAGGCGATTGAGTTCGCCACCACCCGGCACCCGGATCTGATCGTGCTGGATCTCTTGTTGCCGAAAAAGGACGGGTTTGCCGTGACCGAGACGCTGAAGAGAAATCAGAATGCCCGCGATATTCCGATCATCGCGGTCTTCAGCGGCAAGGGCGTGTTGGAAGATGAAGACCGCTGCCGCGAGCTAGGCGCTGCCGCCTATATCGAAAAAGGCCGCGGAGCGACACCGCTGGTGGAAGCCATCCGAAATCTCCTCAGTCAGACCGGGGATAATTAA
- a CDS encoding PTS sugar transporter subunit IIA — translation MVLNIREAAALLNVTPDTLHQWIKTRGLPAHRVREHYRFNQSQLLEWATAEGIPLSPAPSRLLMLTQALERGGIVHDLPGKDMRMALKELVGQLPLPPEIDRIFLLRMLLARERLGSTGIGEGIAVPHVRNPIVLRVPTPLVSLAFLRQPVDFHALDGKPVSMLFTLVTPTVRMHLTLLSRLAFVLHDAALRNTLHPRAAREMILKHFSRIELQLQPASETMAARKHQS, via the coding sequence ATGGTATTGAACATTCGTGAAGCCGCCGCACTCTTGAACGTCACACCGGACACGCTCCATCAGTGGATCAAGACCAGGGGGCTTCCGGCGCACCGAGTCCGTGAGCATTATCGCTTCAATCAGAGTCAGTTGCTGGAGTGGGCGACCGCGGAGGGCATTCCTTTATCACCGGCGCCCTCGCGCCTGCTGATGCTCACACAAGCGCTGGAACGGGGCGGGATTGTGCATGACCTGCCAGGGAAGGACATGCGGATGGCGCTCAAAGAACTCGTCGGCCAATTGCCATTGCCTCCGGAGATTGACCGGATCTTCCTCCTGCGGATGCTGCTGGCCCGTGAGCGACTCGGATCAACAGGCATCGGGGAAGGCATCGCCGTGCCTCACGTCCGTAACCCCATCGTCCTGCGCGTGCCCACCCCGCTCGTCTCGCTGGCCTTCCTGCGCCAGCCGGTGGACTTTCATGCCCTCGACGGCAAACCGGTCTCAATGCTCTTCACGTTGGTCACCCCGACTGTGCGCATGCATCTGACCCTGCTGTCACGGCTCGCCTTCGTGCTCCATGATGCCGCCTTGCGGAACACCTTACATCCGCGGGCTGCCCGCGAGATGATTCTCAAGCACTTCTCCCGCATCGAACTGCAGTTACAACCCGCGTCTGAGACGATGGCTGCCAGGAAACATCAATCATGA
- a CDS encoding NADH-quinone oxidoreductase subunit C, with translation MILKNPQAVDEAALPVLPIQEFRSTVLRAVLEGARLSAFFGRFINGKVKLYALLAHDETGECTAIATIVQDAYPSLTPECPQAQGFEREVAEQFAIRAEGHPWLKPVRSHRSPYPFFQVTGEETHEVAVGPVHAGIIEPGHFRFHCQGERILHLEIQLGYQHRGVEQLLAGSPAKRMPILAESIAGDTVIGHGLAFCEAMETLGGCQISPRAQALRGVALELERLANHAGDLGALGTDVGFLPAAAYFGRLRGEFLNLLMELTGSRYGRSFLRPGGVSYDLSETQRTDFEQRLARAQKELQTFARMLFDTPSVIDRFEGTGIVTRQVSEALGFVGSVARACGSHRDVRHDHPSGIYQFSHLPMMTADTGDVHARALVRWLEAERSLVFLREQLTSLPEGELHMPCSPMMPNRVAFSMVEGWRGEIVHVAITDAQGSIARYKVIDPSFHNWMGLAMAVRNGEISDFPLCNKSFNLSYAGHDL, from the coding sequence ATGATCCTCAAAAATCCTCAGGCGGTGGATGAGGCGGCCCTGCCGGTGCTGCCGATACAGGAATTCCGCAGCACGGTGCTTCGCGCCGTTTTAGAGGGCGCGCGCCTGTCGGCGTTCTTCGGCCGGTTCATCAATGGGAAGGTGAAACTGTATGCCCTGCTCGCCCATGATGAGACAGGGGAATGCACCGCCATTGCCACGATCGTGCAGGATGCGTATCCGTCCCTGACGCCTGAGTGCCCGCAGGCGCAGGGGTTTGAGCGGGAGGTGGCGGAGCAATTCGCCATCAGGGCTGAAGGACATCCCTGGCTGAAACCTGTTCGCTCTCATCGCAGCCCCTATCCCTTTTTCCAGGTCACCGGAGAGGAAACGCATGAAGTTGCGGTTGGCCCGGTGCATGCTGGAATCATCGAGCCTGGGCATTTCCGGTTTCACTGCCAGGGGGAGCGCATCCTCCATCTGGAAATCCAGCTCGGGTATCAGCATCGCGGGGTTGAACAGCTGCTCGCAGGCAGCCCGGCAAAGCGGATGCCGATATTGGCTGAATCCATCGCTGGAGACACGGTCATCGGCCATGGCCTCGCGTTCTGTGAAGCGATGGAAACTCTCGGCGGATGCCAGATCAGCCCGCGAGCTCAGGCGTTGCGTGGTGTGGCCCTGGAGCTTGAACGGCTGGCCAATCACGCCGGCGATTTGGGAGCGCTTGGCACGGATGTTGGATTCCTGCCGGCCGCGGCGTATTTCGGGCGGTTGCGGGGCGAATTCCTCAACCTGCTCATGGAACTGACCGGCAGCCGCTATGGTCGAAGCTTCCTGCGTCCAGGCGGCGTATCGTATGACCTGAGTGAAACCCAGCGGACTGATTTTGAGCAACGGCTCGCACGGGCTCAGAAGGAGTTACAAACATTTGCACGCATGCTCTTTGACACGCCGTCCGTCATCGACCGGTTTGAGGGCACGGGTATCGTGACACGACAGGTCAGTGAGGCGCTGGGATTTGTCGGCTCAGTTGCCCGGGCCTGCGGCAGCCATCGTGACGTCCGGCACGATCATCCCTCAGGCATCTATCAATTCTCCCACCTTCCCATGATGACGGCTGACACCGGAGACGTGCACGCGCGGGCGCTGGTCCGATGGCTAGAGGCTGAGCGTTCCCTGGTATTCCTGCGTGAGCAACTGACCAGCCTGCCGGAAGGCGAACTGCACATGCCGTGTTCGCCGATGATGCCCAACCGCGTGGCCTTTTCCATGGTGGAAGGATGGCGCGGGGAGATCGTGCACGTGGCGATCACTGATGCGCAGGGCAGCATCGCCCGATACAAGGTCATTGACCCATCCTTCCATAATTGGATGGGGTTGGCGATGGCGGTGAGAAACGGGGAGATTTCCGATTTTCCGTTGTGCAACAAGAGTTTTAACCTCTCGTATGCCGGGCATGATTTGTAA
- a CDS encoding DUF378 domain-containing protein, whose protein sequence is MGRSLGVAERFHKWIMASGKKCGVCKVAALLAALGAINWGLVGVFNLNLVAALLGEGMGARIVYGVIGVAGVLTLLGSVCCCCPCQKGSCEPKKS, encoded by the coding sequence ATGGGTCGGAGTTTGGGTGTTGCAGAGCGTTTTCATAAGTGGATCATGGCAAGCGGGAAGAAGTGCGGGGTGTGCAAGGTGGCGGCGTTGCTCGCGGCACTCGGGGCGATCAACTGGGGGCTCGTCGGCGTCTTCAACCTGAATCTGGTCGCCGCGCTGCTTGGCGAAGGGATGGGGGCGCGCATCGTCTATGGCGTGATCGGGGTGGCCGGTGTGCTAACACTGCTCGGCTCGGTCTGCTGCTGCTGTCCGTGCCAGAAGGGGAGCTGTGAGCCGAAGAAGTCATGA
- a CDS encoding hydrogenase, giving the protein MAQGVDLILVLAMLLNFLVLGSSRLRACIRAVAFQGVLLSILPLLLHQGGLAVHMVALSAGMLTLKGFLFPWLLLRTLRDGSMRAEIEPLIGFTASLLVGAIATVAAFLLSSRLPSLPSLTSSLLVPAAMATLLISLVVLVSRTKALTQVLGYLMLENGIFLFGLTLVQSMPLLVELGVLLDLFAGVFIMGIVIYHISREFDHIDTYHLTILKD; this is encoded by the coding sequence ATGGCGCAGGGCGTTGACCTGATTCTGGTGCTAGCCATGCTGTTGAATTTCCTTGTCCTGGGCAGTAGCCGACTCAGGGCCTGCATCCGGGCGGTGGCCTTTCAAGGCGTATTGTTGAGCATCCTGCCGCTCCTACTGCATCAGGGCGGCCTGGCGGTCCATATGGTTGCGTTATCGGCAGGCATGCTAACACTCAAAGGATTCTTGTTTCCCTGGCTGCTGCTGCGTACCTTGCGCGATGGCTCCATGCGTGCTGAAATCGAGCCGCTCATTGGATTCACGGCATCCCTGCTCGTGGGAGCCATCGCCACCGTCGCGGCATTCCTCCTGTCCTCCCGGCTGCCGTCACTGCCGTCCCTAACCTCATCGCTGCTGGTGCCGGCCGCCATGGCCACGCTGCTCATCAGCCTTGTGGTGTTGGTGTCCCGCACCAAAGCGCTCACGCAGGTGCTCGGGTATCTGATGCTCGAGAACGGCATCTTCCTGTTCGGGCTGACCCTCGTCCAGAGCATGCCCCTGCTGGTGGAGCTGGGCGTCCTGCTAGATCTCTTCGCCGGCGTCTTCATCATGGGGATTGTCATCTACCACATCAGCCGGGAATTCGATCATATCGATACGTATCATCTGACCATCCTGAAAGACTGA
- a CDS encoding hydrogenase codes for MLLGLVLIPLLAAGGAFLLRSNSRRLGLLIGTALLHLALVVFSWRVDPHPLLGGWLALDAIGLIFLTLVSVVFICASLYAVEYLRREARRSNRTFVGCLLGFLAAMSLVTMSQHLGLLWVAVEGTTLASAPLIYFHHSQRSLEATWKYLLLCSVGIALALLGTFFVAMAGSGHGGGDQPSLVVSELISAAGQLHLPWLKGGFLFFLVGYGTKMGLAPFHTWLPDAHSEAPSPASALLSGALLNCAFLGILRLFQVCVAAGLGAFVQELLVVFGVFSLVVAAVFIVGQSDYKRLLAYSSIEHMGILSLGVGLGGAGAYGAMLHAVNHSLTKALLFFVAGNILLAHGTKLAADVRGLLRRLPVSGALLLGGFFAITGAPPFGLFLSEFTILNAAVSQGRMVVAALYLILLAVVFLGMGAIILPMAQGQPADMATGSPHAGRESGLLVGVPLALLIAVLVLGLYVPPSVNAALSHAAQLVGGVP; via the coding sequence ATGTTGCTTGGACTCGTGCTCATTCCGCTGCTTGCCGCCGGAGGCGCTTTTCTGCTCCGCTCAAACAGCCGGCGGTTGGGGCTGCTCATCGGGACCGCGCTCCTCCATCTGGCTCTTGTGGTCTTTTCCTGGCGTGTTGACCCGCATCCGCTTCTGGGGGGGTGGCTGGCTCTCGATGCGATCGGCCTGATATTTCTGACGCTGGTCAGCGTCGTGTTCATATGCGCATCACTCTACGCCGTCGAGTATCTCCGCCGTGAAGCCCGTCGCTCCAACCGCACCTTTGTGGGATGCCTGCTGGGATTCCTCGCCGCTATGAGCCTCGTCACCATGAGCCAACATCTGGGATTGCTGTGGGTCGCCGTGGAGGGCACGACGCTGGCCAGCGCGCCGCTGATTTATTTCCATCACAGTCAGCGGTCGCTTGAGGCCACGTGGAAGTATCTCCTCCTATGCTCCGTGGGGATTGCCCTAGCCCTCTTAGGGACGTTTTTCGTCGCCATGGCAGGCTCAGGCCACGGAGGAGGAGACCAACCCTCCCTCGTGGTCAGCGAGCTGATCAGCGCTGCCGGCCAGCTGCATCTGCCGTGGCTGAAAGGCGGTTTCCTCTTCTTCCTGGTCGGATACGGCACCAAGATGGGGCTGGCCCCGTTCCACACCTGGCTGCCGGATGCGCACAGCGAGGCGCCGTCGCCGGCATCAGCCCTATTGTCAGGAGCGTTGCTCAACTGCGCGTTTCTCGGCATCCTGCGTCTCTTTCAGGTGTGTGTGGCGGCCGGGTTAGGCGCATTCGTCCAGGAGTTGCTTGTGGTGTTTGGCGTGTTCTCGCTCGTTGTCGCGGCGGTCTTCATCGTCGGGCAATCAGATTACAAGCGCCTCCTGGCTTACTCCAGCATCGAGCATATGGGGATTCTGTCGCTGGGGGTCGGCCTCGGAGGGGCCGGAGCCTATGGGGCCATGCTGCACGCGGTGAACCACTCGCTGACGAAAGCGCTGCTGTTCTTCGTGGCAGGCAATATTCTCCTGGCTCACGGGACGAAGCTTGCCGCTGACGTCAGAGGCCTTTTGCGCCGTCTGCCTGTGTCTGGAGCGCTGCTGCTCGGCGGGTTTTTTGCGATCACCGGCGCTCCTCCCTTTGGGCTATTCCTGAGCGAATTCACGATCTTGAATGCCGCCGTCAGCCAGGGCCGCATGGTGGTCGCTGCCCTGTATCTCATCTTGCTGGCAGTGGTCTTTCTTGGCATGGGGGCTATTATTCTGCCAATGGCTCAGGGCCAGCCTGCGGATATGGCGACCGGCAGCCCGCACGCAGGAAGAGAATCAGGGTTGCTGGTGGGTGTGCCCCTGGCGTTACTGATCGCTGTGCTCGTACTCGGCCTCTATGTGCCTCCCAGCGTGAACGCGGCGCTGAGCCATGCGGCACAGCTCGTTGGAGGAGTCCCATGA